The Microbacterium trichothecenolyticum sequence TGTTCGGAGTAAGCGGCGAGGCGCTCACGCGCCCCGTCGAGCTCGAGCCATGGCGTGAGGAACCCGGGGGTCTGCGACCCCTGCCCGGGGAAGACGGCGATGATCACCGTCCCATCCTGCCAAGGATCGAGCGTCGGCTTATGGAGGTATCGACACAGATATGCGGCGTGTCTTTGTGCGAGCCGTGCATCACCGTCCGGCGGACAGGCGCCGACCGGCCGGCCCGCGGCGCCTCGTGGCATCCGTCCCGATCGAGCCGAGGATCAACGCGGTCTGCAGGATCAGCGCCTCGCGGGGGCCCGTGGCATCCCACCCGATGACCTCCGACACGCGCTTCAAGCGGTAACGCACGGTGTTGGGGTGCACGTACAGCTCACGCGCGGTCGCCTCGAGCGAGCGGCCGTTGTCGAGATAGCTCCAGAGCGTCGAGACGAGGTCGGCACTGTGCTCGTGCAGGGGGCGGAACACGCGGTCGACCAGCGTCTGCTTCGCCACCGCATCGCCGGCCAGCGCCCGCTCGGGGAGCAGATCGTCGGCTTCCACCGGCCGTGGGGCGTTGCGCCAGGCGCGCGCGACGGCGAAGCCCGCCAGGGCGGCTCGGGCGCTCTGTCCGGCATCGACGAGAGCTGCCACCGGCGGGCCGAGCACGAGGTGGCCCGACCCGAAACCGGGCTCGAGTCGCTTGGCGATCTCGGTGAACGGCAGTTCTGAGGCGTCATCGCCGTGACGGGCGGGCACGTCAGCGCGCCCCAGCACGAGCACCAGACGCGATCCCTGCACGCCGATCAGCACGTCGACGCCGAGTTTGCGCGCGGTGCGCCGCACCTGGTCGACGTCGAACTGCGGGGGAGTGGTGCCCACGAGCACGGCGACCTCGCCGTGGCCGTGCCATCCGAGCGCGGCGATCCGGCTGGGGAGTTCGTCATCGGCCTCGCCGGTGAGGATCGAGTCGACGACGAGCGCTTCGAGCCGCGCATCCCACAGCCCGCGGGCCTCGGCCGCACGCGCGTACACGTCGGCGGCCGCGAAGGCGACCTCGCGCGAGTACAGCAGCATCGCCTCGCGCACCGTCTTCGAGCGACCCGCGACGCGCTCTTCCATCACCTCGACGGTGACGCGTACGAGCTGGAGCGTCTGCGTGAGGCTCACGCTGCGCAGCAGTTCGCGGGGCGCCGCGGCGAAGATGTCCGAGGCGATCGCGGGAGTGGATGCCGGATCCTCGACCCACTGCGTGAACGACGTGATGCCGGCCTGTGCCACCAGCCCGACGGCTGACCGCCTCGCCGGGGGCATCCCGGCGTACCAGGGCAGCGTCTCTTCGAGGCGCTGGATGGTCGCGGTCGCAAGGTCGCCGGAGATGCGGCGAAGCCAGGCGAGCGTGTCGGCCTTGTCGCGCGCGGCGGCATCGGCCCCGAGCGCCGCGGGGTCGTCCACGTCACCACTGACGCGATCGGGACCGACCCCGCCCGAGAGGGAAGAATCGGTCCCGATCGACAGATCACTCACGCCGTCAGGCCTCGCCGCCCGCGTTGCCGCTGGTGCCGGCGTTGACGTCGTGCAGGCGGTACTTCTCGATCGCCTGTCCGATGACCGAACGGTCGACCTTGCCCTCGTCAGCCAGCGCCTGCAGGGCGCGGACGGCGAGCGAGGGGCCGTCGATCTTGAAGTACCGGCGCGCGGCGGCACGGGTGTCCGAGAAGCCGAAGCCGTCGGCGCCGAGCGTCAGGTAGCGCTGCGGCACCCACTGGCGGATCTGGTCCTGGACCGCGTGCATCCAGTCGCTGACCGCGACGACCGGGCCCTCGGCATCCCGAAGCTTCTCGGTGATGTAGGCCGTGCGGGGCTCGGCGTCCGGGTGCAGGAAGTTGTGCTCGTCGGCGGCAAGGCCGTCGCGGCGGAGCTCCGTCCACGAGGTCACCGACCAGACGTCGGCGACGACGCCCCAGTCGTCCTTCAGCAGGCGCTGGGCCTCGAACGCCCACGGCACACCGACACCCGACGCGAGCAGCTGGGTGCGGGGACCGTCGCCTTCACCGGTCGAGACACGGTGGATGCCGCGGACGATGCCGTCGACGTCCACGTTCTCGGGCTCGGCCGGCTGTACGTACGGCTCGTTGTAGACCGTGATGTAGTACATGACGTTCGGGTCGGAGTGCTCCCCGCCGTACATGCGCTCGATGCCCGAGCGCACGATGTGCGAGATCTCGTACCCGTACGCGGGGTCGTACGAGACCGTCGCCGGGTTCGTGGATGCCAGCAGCTGCGAGTGTCCGTCGGCGTGCTGCAGGCCCTCACCGGTCAGCGTGGTGCGACCGGCGGTCGCGCCGATGATGAAGCCTCGCGCCATCTGGTCGCCGGCGGCCCACTGGGCGTCGCCCGTGCGCTGGAAGCCGAACATCGAGTAGAAGACGTAGACCGGGATGAGCGGCTCGCCGTGCGTGGCGTACGACGTGCCCGCCGCGGTGAACGCCGCGAGGGCGCCCGCCTCGTTGATGCCGACGTGGATGATCTGGCCCTGCGGGCTCTCCTTGTACGCCAGCAGCAGCTCGCGGTCGACGGAGGTGTAGTGCTGACCCTTGGGGTTGTAGATCTTCGCCGTCGGGAAGTACGCGTCCATACCGAACGTGCGCGCCTCGTCGGGGATGATCGGCACGATGCGGTGCCCGAAGTCCTTGACCCGCAGCAGGTCCTTCAGCAGACGGACGAACGCCATGGTCGTGGCGATCTCCTGCGTGCCGGAGCCCTTCTTCGGAAGCGCGTAAGCCGCGTCCCCGGGGAGCTCGAGGCCGACGTGCGTCGAGCGTCGCTCGGGCAGGAAGCCGCCCAGCGAGCGGCGACGCTCGAGCATGTACTTGATGGTCTCGTCCTGGGCGCCGGGGTTGTAGTACGGCGGCTGGTACGGGTTCTCTTCGAGCTGCGCGTCGGTGACGGGGATGTCCATCGCGTCGCGGAACGACTTGAGGTCGTCCAGCGTCAGCTTCTTCATCTGGTGCGTGGCGTTGCGGCCCTCGAAGTGGGGGCCCAGACCGTAGCCCTTGATGGTCTTGGCGAGGATGACCGTCGGCTGCCCCTTGTGCTCGGCCGCAGCCTTGAACGCCGCGTAGACCTTGCGGTAGTCGTGGCCACCGCGCTTGAGGCCCCAGATCTGCTCGTCGGTGTAGTCCTTGACGAGCTCGAGGGCGCGGGGGTCGCGACCGAAGAAGTTCTCGCGCACGTAGGCGCCGTTCTCCGCCTTGTAGGTCTGGTAGTCGCCGTCGGGCGTGGTGTTCATGAGGTTGAGCAGCGCACCCTCGGTGTCGCGGGCGAGCAGGTCGTCCCACTCACGGCCCCAGACGACCTTGATGACGTTCCAGCCGGCACCGCGGAAGAAGCTCTCGAGCTCCTGGATGATCTTGCCGTTACCGCGGACGGGGCCGTCGAGGCGCTGCAGGTTGCAGTTGATGATGAAGTTCAGGTTGTCGAGACCCTCGTTGGCCGCGACCTGCAGCTGACCGCGGCTCTCGACCTCGTCCATCTCGCCGTCGCCGAGGTAGGCCCACACCTGCGAATCGCCGACGTCCTTGATGCCGCGGTTGGCGAGGTACTTGTTCGACATCGCCTGGTAGATGGCGTTGATCGGGCCGAGGCCCATCGACACCGTCGGGAACTGCCAGAACTCCGGCATGAGGCGGGGGTGCGGGTAGGAGGGGATGCCGTTGGGGGCCTGCGACTTCTCCTGGCGGAAGCCGTCGAGCTGCGCCTCGGTGAGCCGGCCCTCGAGGTACGCGCGGGCGTAGGCGCCGGGGGAGGCGTGGCCCTGGATGAAGATCTGGTCGCCGCCCGAGGGGTCGTCGAGACCGCGGAAGAAGTGGTTGAAGCCCACTTCATAGAGGGCGGCCGACGAGGCGTAGGTCGAGATGTGGCCACCGACGCCGATGCCGGGGCGCTGCGCGCGGTGCACCGTGACCGCGGCGTTCCAGCGGATCCACTTGCGGTAGCGGCGCTCGAGCTCCTCATCACCGGGGAACTCCGGCTCGCTCTGCTGCGAGATGGTGTTGATGTAGTCGGTGGTCGGAACCATCGGCACGTTGAGGTGCAGTTCCTTCGAGCCCTTCAGAAGGCTCAGCATGATCTCGCGCGCGCGGGCGGGGCCCTTCGCCTGGACCAGCTGTCGCAGGGATTCCTGCCACTCCCCGGTCTCTTCCGGGTCGCTGTCCTGCGGCCCCTGCGAATACGGATCCTGGTCGTGAACAGTCACGGAAGACCTTTCGTCGTCTGGCAGGTCATGCCAGAGAATCGCCATACGAGTGCGGCAACCCTTGTCTGCTCCGCACAATCAACCATCGTCCACCCTAGCGAGTCGCGGGGACATCGGATGCGCGTCGGTGGCCCCGTGCTCGTGTCGCCGCGCGAGACAGCTCGATGT is a genomic window containing:
- a CDS encoding PucR family transcriptional regulator, which produces MDDPAALGADAAARDKADTLAWLRRISGDLATATIQRLEETLPWYAGMPPARRSAVGLVAQAGITSFTQWVEDPASTPAIASDIFAAAPRELLRSVSLTQTLQLVRVTVEVMEERVAGRSKTVREAMLLYSREVAFAAADVYARAAEARGLWDARLEALVVDSILTGEADDELPSRIAALGWHGHGEVAVLVGTTPPQFDVDQVRRTARKLGVDVLIGVQGSRLVLVLGRADVPARHGDDASELPFTEIAKRLEPGFGSGHLVLGPPVAALVDAGQSARAALAGFAVARAWRNAPRPVEADDLLPERALAGDAVAKQTLVDRVFRPLHEHSADLVSTLWSYLDNGRSLEATARELYVHPNTVRYRLKRVSEVIGWDATGPREALILQTALILGSIGTDATRRRGPAGRRLSAGR
- the aceE gene encoding pyruvate dehydrogenase (acetyl-transferring), homodimeric type, translating into MTVHDQDPYSQGPQDSDPEETGEWQESLRQLVQAKGPARAREIMLSLLKGSKELHLNVPMVPTTDYINTISQQSEPEFPGDEELERRYRKWIRWNAAVTVHRAQRPGIGVGGHISTYASSAALYEVGFNHFFRGLDDPSGGDQIFIQGHASPGAYARAYLEGRLTEAQLDGFRQEKSQAPNGIPSYPHPRLMPEFWQFPTVSMGLGPINAIYQAMSNKYLANRGIKDVGDSQVWAYLGDGEMDEVESRGQLQVAANEGLDNLNFIINCNLQRLDGPVRGNGKIIQELESFFRGAGWNVIKVVWGREWDDLLARDTEGALLNLMNTTPDGDYQTYKAENGAYVRENFFGRDPRALELVKDYTDEQIWGLKRGGHDYRKVYAAFKAAAEHKGQPTVILAKTIKGYGLGPHFEGRNATHQMKKLTLDDLKSFRDAMDIPVTDAQLEENPYQPPYYNPGAQDETIKYMLERRRSLGGFLPERRSTHVGLELPGDAAYALPKKGSGTQEIATTMAFVRLLKDLLRVKDFGHRIVPIIPDEARTFGMDAYFPTAKIYNPKGQHYTSVDRELLLAYKESPQGQIIHVGINEAGALAAFTAAGTSYATHGEPLIPVYVFYSMFGFQRTGDAQWAAGDQMARGFIIGATAGRTTLTGEGLQHADGHSQLLASTNPATVSYDPAYGYEISHIVRSGIERMYGGEHSDPNVMYYITVYNEPYVQPAEPENVDVDGIVRGIHRVSTGEGDGPRTQLLASGVGVPWAFEAQRLLKDDWGVVADVWSVTSWTELRRDGLAADEHNFLHPDAEPRTAYITEKLRDAEGPVVAVSDWMHAVQDQIRQWVPQRYLTLGADGFGFSDTRAAARRYFKIDGPSLAVRALQALADEGKVDRSVIGQAIEKYRLHDVNAGTSGNAGGEA